In Haloarcula limicola, the genomic stretch CGATGGTCGCGCCCGGGAAGACGACGAGCGTCAGCAGCACCGTGAGACCCGCTCCGGAGGAGACGCCGAGGACGTACGGACTCGCCAGTTCGTTGCGCGTCACGGCCTGGAAGATAGCGCCCGAGACCGCCAGCGACGCGCCGACGATGGCGGCGACGAACACCCGCGGGAGGCGGATGTTCCAGACGACGAGACTCCGCCGGTTCATCTCGGGGAGTTCGCCGCCCAGCAGGAACGACTCCCAGGCGTCGAGGTCGAAGACGACGCTCGGGTTGAACACCGCTCGCCACGCCTGGCCGATCGTCATCGAATAGGAGCCGAAGCTCACCTGCACCAGGCCAGCGATGACGGTCACCCCGAGACAGGCCAGACAGAACGTCACGAGTTGGGGTGTGATCCAGCCGCGCTCGTCGGCGGTCTCCGAGGGGGCTGAATCGGAATGCGCACTAGCCATACATGGATTTAGGGTTACCTAAACAGCATATTATGGGTTTCGGTTCGGCATAGTGACTGAGAGATTCGACGGGACTCTCGGCGAACAGTACGGGAGTTTTTCGGTCGGAGCGGCGTTCGCTGTAACACCCTCCTACTTTTAGGCTCGCCGAAATACCGGAACGAATATATGTATTTAGGTGTCCCTAAACGATAATGCCAATCGACGACGACTCCTGCTCGACGCGGCGGCGGTTCGTAGCGGCGGGCCTCGGCGCGGCGACGAGCGGACTACTCGCGGGGTGTGGCGGATCGAGCGCCGACGGAGACGGGACCGAGCGGTCGACCGCGACCGACGCCGATCAGGGTCCAGAGACGGCCGCCGAGACGGACGGTTCGACCGCCGCGGGAGAGGGACACACCGTCTCGATGTCCCCGGTCGGCGAGGTGAGCTTCGACGCGGTTCCGACGGAGGTCTTCACCGTCTTCCCGCAGTACCTCGACATGGCCGTCGCGCTGGGCCACGGCGAGTCGGTGAACTCGGTGTACGTCCCCGAGATGTCGGGGACGACGATGAACCACTACTACCACCGCCTCGACGGCGTCTCGTTGGAGTGGGAGGGGTTGCGGGACCCGCTGAGCGACGGACTTCCGAAGGAACTGCTCTACGAGTTGGGAAGTGACGTCCACCTCGCCGACCCCGTGTGGGCGGCGGCCCAGGACAACTGGAGCGACGCCGACGTCGACGAAATATCCTCCCAGATCGGCCCGTGGTTTGGGAACTTCTACAGCGGGACGCAGGCGGCCCCGCCGAACGGCGACGGCGACTACCGGTACTACGGTCTCTGGGATTTATTTGGGAAGGTCGCGACTGTGTTTCGGGAGCGCGAGCGCTACGAGGCGCTCGCGCAGGTCCACTCGGACCTCGTCTCGCGCGTCCAGTCGAACCTCCCGCCGGAGTCCGAGCGACCGACCGCCGTGCGGGTGACGCTGGCCAGCGACG encodes the following:
- a CDS encoding ABC transporter substrate-binding protein, with the translated sequence MPIDDDSCSTRRRFVAAGLGAATSGLLAGCGGSSADGDGTERSTATDADQGPETAAETDGSTAAGEGHTVSMSPVGEVSFDAVPTEVFTVFPQYLDMAVALGHGESVNSVYVPEMSGTTMNHYYHRLDGVSLEWEGLRDPLSDGLPKELLYELGSDVHLADPVWAAAQDNWSDADVDEISSQIGPWFGNFYSGTQAAPPNGDGDYRYYGLWDLFGKVATVFRERERYEALAQVHSDLVSRVQSNLPPESERPTAVRVTLASDGSKFWTYHLNEPGYWLADTRPLGARDAFAEKDWGSLWGSVSYEAMLEADPDVILHLWGLTPNYDMAKTRQQLENHSAGQTLQAVRNDRVYPAGMRYQGPIMNLFQIEMGAKQLYPDVFGEWPEYEDGSPYPEIPEEEQLFDRERVAGIVTGEGSA